One part of the Arachidicoccus terrestris genome encodes these proteins:
- a CDS encoding complex I subunit 4 family protein gives MIVLLILIPVAAGIISFFVKNGKAARTLALGASLLTFLAALVLVMTAKGTITLDQQWLPQIGSDFSLSMDGMAKMLCLLNAVALPLILSSTIREKYSNSGNFFGLLLLTQAGMMGVFLAADVLLFYFFWELALIPVYFLCSQYGGEKKIQATFKFFIYTFLGSLLLLIGIIYLYLKTPDHSFALEAFYNLHLTTTEQNVGFWLFFIAFAIKMPVFPLHTWQPDAYEQAPSAGTMVLSAVMVKMGIYATIRYVLPIFPEAAQHFNHIIIIFAVIGLLYASFIAIRQDDLKRLIAYSSIAHIGLMCAAVFSLQQIGMEGVMIQMFNHGINVLGLWIVATAIEQQIGTRKLSEMGGLATKAPVLAILFMIMALANVSLPLTNSFIGEFLMFNGLFRYNVWAGVFACVSIILVAIYTLWAMQKMFYGEVSDFTKNAVEAPKNTQYALVIITIVILILGVYPAPLLDLTKDTVHAVMSIK, from the coding sequence ATGATAGTTTTACTCATTTTAATTCCGGTTGCCGCAGGCATTATTTCCTTTTTTGTAAAAAATGGGAAAGCTGCCCGGACGCTGGCACTAGGCGCTTCTCTTTTGACATTTCTGGCTGCCCTGGTACTGGTAATGACTGCAAAAGGAACTATAACGCTGGACCAGCAGTGGCTGCCCCAGATTGGCAGCGACTTCTCGCTCTCTATGGACGGAATGGCCAAAATGCTCTGTTTGCTGAATGCGGTAGCATTACCGCTTATCTTATCCTCTACCATCAGAGAGAAATACAGCAATTCAGGTAATTTTTTTGGCCTACTGCTGCTTACGCAGGCAGGAATGATGGGCGTCTTTTTAGCGGCAGATGTCTTGTTATTCTACTTTTTTTGGGAGTTGGCCTTGATCCCGGTCTATTTTCTCTGTTCTCAGTACGGTGGGGAGAAGAAGATCCAGGCCACCTTTAAATTTTTTATCTATACATTTCTAGGATCGCTGCTTTTACTGATTGGTATTATCTATTTATATCTAAAGACACCAGATCACAGCTTTGCATTGGAAGCCTTTTATAACTTGCATCTGACCACAACGGAACAGAATGTCGGGTTCTGGCTCTTCTTTATCGCTTTTGCCATTAAAATGCCCGTTTTTCCTTTACACACTTGGCAGCCGGATGCATACGAACAGGCTCCCTCTGCCGGAACTATGGTTCTAAGCGCGGTTATGGTAAAAATGGGGATATACGCAACCATACGGTATGTATTGCCGATTTTTCCTGAGGCTGCACAACACTTTAATCATATTATTATCATCTTTGCCGTTATCGGATTGTTATATGCATCCTTTATTGCTATCCGACAGGACGATTTGAAAAGACTGATCGCCTATTCTTCTATTGCGCATATCGGACTTATGTGTGCAGCTGTTTTCTCTTTGCAGCAAATAGGTATGGAAGGTGTTATGATTCAAATGTTTAACCATGGAATCAATGTTCTTGGGTTATGGATCGTAGCAACTGCCATAGAACAACAAATCGGTACACGGAAGCTTAGTGAAATGGGAGGATTGGCAACCAAAGCGCCGGTACTCGCAATATTGTTCATGATCATGGCATTGGCTAACGTCTCTTTACCACTGACCAACTCTTTTATCGGAGAGTTTCTGATGTTTAATGGGCTGTTCCGCTATAATGTCTGGGCCGGTGTATTTGCCTGTGTCAGTATTATCCTGGTGGCTATCTATACGCTTTGGGCTATGCAGAAAATGTTTTATGGTGAGGTTTCCGATTTTACCAAAAATGCGGTAGAAGCGCCAAAAAATACACAATATGCACTCGTGATTATCACGATCGTTATTCTTATATTGGGTGTTTATCCAGCTCCGCTATTGGACCTGACTAAAGATACTGTACACGCAGTAATGAGTATTAAGTAA
- a CDS encoding carboxymuconolactone decarboxylase family protein translates to MQKRINILKEVPKAYQAVSELQKYLSSTSLTAIEKGLIEIRASQINGCAFCINMHTTEARKHGETEQRIYLLNAWREADLYTETERAILALTEEMTLISQGGVSDATYAEAERLLGEHKLAEVMMAVVTINSWNRIAISTQLPVTKA, encoded by the coding sequence ATGCAAAAAAGAATCAATATTCTAAAAGAAGTTCCAAAGGCTTATCAGGCAGTATCTGAACTACAAAAGTATTTATCAAGCACTTCACTGACAGCCATTGAAAAAGGGTTGATCGAGATCCGCGCTTCCCAAATCAACGGTTGCGCATTTTGTATTAATATGCACACAACGGAGGCGCGCAAACACGGAGAAACAGAACAGCGTATATATCTGCTGAACGCCTGGAGAGAAGCAGATCTGTATACAGAAACAGAACGTGCCATCCTGGCCCTTACAGAGGAAATGACTTTGATATCTCAGGGAGGCGTCAGTGATGCCACCTATGCCGAAGCAGAACGTTTGCTCGGCGAACATAAATTAGCAGAAGTCATGATGGCGGTCGTCACGATCAATAGCTGGAACAGGATTGCCATCAGTACCCAGCTACCTGTTACCAAGGCATAG
- a CDS encoding DUF2480 family protein: MEDIIVNKVAESGIVTIDLEDFYPREEIIGVDIKQWLFMDMLLKEKPFRQSLKEINWSSYQDKFVAIFCSSDAIIPRWAYMLLATYLTPVAADIYIGTPEEMAMKLIETKIGQLDTEQYQDKRIILKGCGKMNVNAAVYFAMTRRLLPFAQSIMYGEACSSVPVFKRKTK; this comes from the coding sequence ATGGAAGATATCATTGTGAATAAAGTTGCAGAGAGTGGGATAGTTACGATCGACTTAGAAGACTTCTATCCGAGGGAAGAGATTATAGGTGTCGATATCAAACAATGGCTTTTTATGGATATGCTCCTTAAGGAGAAGCCCTTCAGGCAGTCGCTCAAAGAAATCAACTGGTCTTCCTATCAAGATAAATTCGTAGCTATATTTTGCTCGTCGGACGCCATTATTCCAAGATGGGCTTATATGTTGCTAGCGACTTACCTGACGCCGGTTGCAGCCGACATTTATATCGGCACTCCAGAAGAAATGGCCATGAAATTAATTGAAACGAAAATTGGTCAGCTGGACACAGAACAATATCAGGACAAAAGAATCATTCTCAAGGGCTGTGGTAAAATGAATGTAAACGCTGCCGTTTATTTCGCGATGACCAGACGGCTTCTCCCATTTGCACAAAGTATAATGTATGGTGAGGCTTGTAGCAGCGTTCCTGTTTTTAAAAGAAAAACAAAATAA
- a CDS encoding fatty acid desaturase family protein, which translates to MATLHKPIFEKAPKDDIFKAITAEVHELVKNIPDQTRYGVVKAFIFLLIYLLSYTFILLFGDRTWALFLFYALCGLSMFLVFLNGFHDAAHNALFRSARANRNFCYILEFFGSNNFIWRKRHLLLHHPYPNIAHWDIDVKQSDLARISSSARWLPVHKYQHIYMWLLYPMYTLNWLYIRDFKDFFGREDNYLKRVVKIPRIEYFKLFFFKLLNIGITLIIPAIILEQPWPVVLLAWFIMHVVASSFGAIALLSSHVDEEAVFPEPDPDGHIHNTWFGHQLSVTKDFSTDSKLVNYLYGGFSLHIAHHLFPGLSHSYYPAITKIIRKYAKANDLPYINYPFYKAIRSHYRLLKNNGRENNLFKTGEL; encoded by the coding sequence ATGGCAACTTTGCACAAACCTATATTTGAAAAGGCGCCAAAAGATGATATTTTTAAAGCCATAACGGCAGAGGTACATGAACTGGTAAAAAATATACCAGACCAAACACGATATGGTGTTGTCAAGGCCTTTATTTTCCTGCTGATCTATTTGCTCAGTTATACGTTTATTCTGCTTTTTGGTGACCGCACCTGGGCATTGTTTCTATTTTATGCACTCTGCGGACTGAGTATGTTTCTGGTATTTTTGAACGGGTTTCATGACGCCGCACACAATGCATTGTTCAGATCTGCCAGAGCTAACCGCAACTTTTGCTATATTCTGGAATTTTTTGGCAGTAATAACTTTATTTGGCGCAAGCGTCATTTACTATTACATCATCCCTATCCCAATATAGCACACTGGGATATCGATGTTAAGCAAAGCGACCTGGCCCGTATCTCTTCCTCTGCCAGATGGCTTCCTGTCCATAAATATCAGCATATCTATATGTGGCTTCTTTATCCCATGTATACGCTAAATTGGTTGTATATCCGGGACTTCAAAGATTTTTTTGGACGCGAAGACAATTACCTTAAAAGAGTGGTAAAGATCCCTCGTATTGAGTATTTCAAATTGTTTTTCTTTAAACTGCTTAACATCGGAATAACGCTTATCATCCCTGCCATTATATTAGAACAACCCTGGCCCGTGGTGCTACTGGCCTGGTTTATAATGCACGTCGTAGCCAGCAGTTTTGGTGCAATTGCCTTACTATCCAGTCATGTAGATGAGGAGGCTGTATTTCCTGAACCTGACCCAGATGGCCACATCCATAATACCTGGTTTGGACATCAGCTATCTGTCACTAAAGATTTCAGTACCGACAGCAAACTTGTGAATTATCTTTACGGAGGCTTTAGTCTCCACATTGCCCATCATCTATTCCCCGGACTCTCTCATAGCTATTACCCCGCGATTACAAAGATCATCCGCAAATATGCAAAAGCCAATGACCTTCCCTATATTAATTATCCCTTTTACAAGGCAATCCGGTCACACTACCGGCTACTTAAAAATAATGGCCGCGAAAACAACCTTTTTAAAACGGGCGAACTCTGA
- a CDS encoding NADH-quinone oxidoreductase subunit N: protein MNAIILSAILGVVMMLSSAFIKNTKAYKSIALVGLIILLLANICETYSHAWLDIPMYDMLKFDRFGLYFNTLAIACTFLFCAFSQKEIEKVGQYIGEYFALIFFVLCGIFILSAYNNLLMLFVGIEIMSIPLYILTGARKENLKSNEASLKYFLMGSFSTGILLMGIALVYGGTGDFALTHHTAEINTSIAGAVNQPMSFLDVAGMLLILVGMCFKVSAAPFHFWAPDIYDGSPSVFSSFMATIVKAGAFIAFIRLFALREQETSILQNAIIGVDWKMLFSIIIVATLLFGNITAIFQQSVKRMLAYSSIAQAGFMLFALLSLNETAKEGLLLYVVAYSVATIGLFGILAKMKDYTLAGYNGMAKSHPTLAFANAIFLLSLSGIPLSIGFFAKYYMLMAVIQTGGYLWVAIVGVVFAVISVFYYFRVIWSMYFKEGSVELKYPVTKGFKVMAVVLALIIIILGTFPQIILNYLYF from the coding sequence ATGAACGCAATCATACTGTCGGCAATTTTAGGTGTAGTGATGATGCTTAGCAGTGCTTTTATAAAAAACACAAAAGCCTATAAGAGCATTGCACTGGTCGGACTTATTATATTGTTGCTGGCCAATATTTGCGAGACATACAGTCATGCCTGGTTGGACATCCCTATGTACGATATGCTGAAGTTCGACCGTTTCGGCCTTTATTTTAATACTTTGGCCATTGCCTGTACTTTCTTGTTTTGCGCCTTTTCTCAAAAAGAAATTGAAAAAGTAGGGCAGTATATCGGAGAGTATTTTGCATTGATCTTCTTTGTGCTGTGTGGAATATTTATTCTTTCTGCATACAATAATCTGCTTATGCTCTTTGTCGGTATTGAAATTATGTCTATACCGCTATATATTCTGACGGGTGCCAGAAAGGAGAACCTGAAAAGCAACGAAGCCTCTCTTAAATATTTTTTAATGGGTTCTTTCTCTACGGGGATATTATTGATGGGGATTGCTCTGGTGTATGGAGGAACGGGCGACTTTGCCCTGACACACCATACTGCGGAGATCAATACTTCGATAGCAGGTGCCGTTAATCAACCCATGTCTTTCCTGGATGTGGCCGGTATGCTGCTGATCCTCGTGGGTATGTGTTTCAAGGTCTCTGCCGCGCCTTTCCATTTTTGGGCGCCGGATATATATGATGGTTCTCCCAGTGTTTTCTCTTCCTTTATGGCGACCATAGTAAAGGCAGGTGCTTTTATTGCATTTATTCGCCTGTTTGCATTAAGAGAACAGGAAACCAGCATCTTACAGAATGCGATTATAGGTGTTGACTGGAAAATGCTCTTTTCAATTATCATTGTCGCCACCTTGCTCTTTGGTAATATAACGGCGATCTTCCAGCAAAGTGTCAAACGGATGCTGGCATATTCTTCTATTGCCCAGGCGGGTTTTATGTTGTTTGCCTTATTAAGCCTGAATGAAACCGCTAAAGAAGGATTACTGTTGTATGTAGTGGCTTATAGCGTTGCAACGATTGGCCTGTTCGGCATTCTGGCTAAAATGAAAGATTATACGCTGGCCGGTTATAATGGGATGGCTAAGTCGCACCCGACATTGGCATTTGCGAACGCAATCTTTTTATTATCGCTTTCTGGTATCCCCTTGAGTATCGGTTTCTTTGCGAAGTATTACATGCTGATGGCAGTCATACAAACCGGCGGTTATCTTTGGGTAGCTATTGTTGGGGTAGTGTTTGCCGTAATCAGTGTGTTCTATTATTTCCGGGTAATCTGGTCTATGTATTTTAAAGAAGGTTCGGTGGAACTAAAGTATCCGGTTACTAAAGGTTTTAAAGTTATGGCCGTTGTGCTGGCGCTGATTATTATCATATTGGGGACCTTCCCGCAGATTATATTGAATTACTTGTATTTCTAA
- a CDS encoding peptide MFS transporter produces the protein MATVQPAKLKHHKGLWVLFGTEMWERFGYYLMVGIFLLYLKDPISNGGAGFNLKMATDLVGSYIAMAYLTPFIGGLIADRYLGYRKAIILGGALLAAGYFVLAIPGKTPMYIALLLLVTGNGFFKPNISTLLGNIYNKEELKARKDNAYNIFYMGINIGAFVCNFVAAYMRNHYGWGYAFMAAGVGMSIALIWFIFGYKTVAEGDVKKPVQKEDMPMKKILGYVFLPAAIAGAIGWNMQAMIGHTIFGTTSNDAFMFACVPIIIFYVGLFIKASREDKRGLGALFSFFLVSIVFWVIYNQNSTGLTIWADQYTNREMPAGLEKVTKPFGFLEPVTTQPHEVIKYDEYFRSSQGPDGSLAKTQGPDTYFNNLPQKDWPKDGHLNLLSTEIFQSINPFFIVLFTPILVWLFGRLARKKKEPSTPNKVGMGIWFAGISSLVMYIAISTTDVFHNKTEAYWIVATYAIFTIGELLVSPIGLSLVSKLSPPRITALMMGAWFIVNAIAGKLAGLMATFWDSFTHKENYFLILVIAAAVAGLIMFVLSKRISAVLREKTGSS, from the coding sequence ATGGCAACCGTACAACCGGCAAAACTAAAACACCACAAAGGCTTATGGGTGTTATTTGGAACAGAGATGTGGGAACGTTTTGGTTATTACCTGATGGTAGGTATTTTCTTATTGTATCTCAAAGACCCGATTAGTAATGGCGGGGCGGGTTTTAATCTTAAGATGGCAACGGACCTTGTCGGCTCTTATATTGCTATGGCTTACCTGACCCCTTTTATCGGGGGGCTGATTGCGGACAGGTATCTGGGATATAGAAAAGCAATCATCTTGGGTGGAGCGCTGTTGGCAGCAGGTTACTTTGTATTAGCGATTCCTGGAAAGACACCGATGTACATAGCATTGTTACTATTGGTTACCGGCAACGGATTCTTTAAACCGAATATCAGTACCTTACTGGGAAATATTTATAATAAGGAAGAACTTAAGGCCCGGAAGGATAATGCGTACAATATCTTCTATATGGGGATTAATATTGGTGCTTTTGTCTGCAACTTTGTGGCGGCGTATATGCGTAATCACTACGGATGGGGTTATGCTTTTATGGCTGCAGGTGTCGGTATGAGTATCGCTCTTATCTGGTTTATTTTCGGCTATAAGACTGTTGCAGAAGGAGATGTCAAAAAGCCGGTGCAAAAAGAAGATATGCCGATGAAAAAGATCCTGGGTTACGTATTTTTACCGGCGGCTATTGCCGGTGCTATTGGTTGGAATATGCAGGCTATGATCGGACATACTATTTTCGGAACGACTTCTAATGACGCCTTTATGTTTGCCTGCGTGCCTATTATTATATTCTATGTAGGACTCTTTATTAAAGCCAGCCGGGAAGATAAAAGAGGGCTCGGCGCATTATTTTCCTTCTTCCTGGTCTCTATTGTTTTCTGGGTAATTTATAATCAGAATAGTACAGGACTGACAATCTGGGCAGATCAGTATACCAATCGGGAAATGCCAGCCGGCCTGGAGAAGGTGACCAAACCATTTGGTTTCCTGGAACCTGTTACTACTCAGCCTCACGAAGTCATCAAGTATGATGAATATTTCAGATCTTCACAGGGGCCTGATGGCAGCCTTGCAAAAACGCAAGGGCCGGATACTTATTTTAATAATTTACCTCAAAAAGACTGGCCGAAGGACGGGCACCTTAACTTATTATCCACCGAGATATTTCAGTCGATAAATCCATTTTTTATCGTCCTGTTTACACCGATTCTGGTTTGGCTCTTTGGCCGGCTGGCCCGAAAAAAGAAAGAACCAAGTACACCCAATAAGGTGGGAATGGGCATCTGGTTTGCCGGGATCTCTTCGTTGGTCATGTATATTGCGATCTCGACAACAGATGTATTCCACAATAAAACGGAGGCCTACTGGATAGTGGCGACTTATGCCATATTTACGATAGGAGAATTGCTGGTGAGCCCGATCGGACTTTCGTTGGTTTCGAAGTTGTCACCACCCAGAATCACGGCATTGATGATGGGTGCCTGGTTCATCGTCAACGCCATTGCTGGTAAGTTAGCCGGACTCATGGCTACCTTCTGGGATAGTTTTACGCATAAAGAGAATTATTTCCTGATTTTGGTGATCGCTGCTGCCGTGGCAGGTTTGATCATGTTTGTTCTCAGTAAACGAATCTCTGCCGTATTACGGGAAAAGACCGGTAGTAGCTAG
- a CDS encoding Crp/Fnr family transcriptional regulator produces the protein MEPLIAHIRQQLLLSSDEAKLVMGYFTRKKVAKKTLLLKEGQTCNDLFFVEKGCLRLYFVDDKGREQITHFAIENWWLTDYLAFDTENIAAFNIQTVEDSVLLQIDRKRLADLTKMVPVMDRYFRLNLQRAYGAAQRRIMMMYEKSKEAYFFEFIEKHPEFAQRVPQYMLASFLGFTPEYLSELRKRNK, from the coding sequence ATGGAACCATTGATCGCCCATATCCGACAGCAGTTATTATTATCCTCTGATGAGGCTAAACTAGTCATGGGTTATTTTACGCGGAAAAAGGTGGCAAAAAAAACATTATTACTAAAAGAGGGCCAAACCTGCAATGACCTTTTTTTTGTGGAAAAGGGCTGCCTCAGGCTTTACTTTGTAGATGACAAAGGTCGTGAACAAATTACCCATTTTGCCATTGAGAATTGGTGGCTGACAGATTATTTGGCTTTTGATACAGAAAATATCGCAGCGTTTAATATACAAACCGTAGAGGATAGCGTCTTGCTCCAGATAGATCGTAAAAGGCTGGCTGATTTGACGAAAATGGTTCCTGTAATGGACCGATATTTTCGGCTGAACCTGCAAAGAGCGTATGGAGCCGCTCAACGGCGTATTATGATGATGTATGAAAAATCCAAAGAGGCTTATTTCTTTGAGTTTATTGAAAAGCACCCCGAGTTTGCGCAACGTGTTCCGCAATATATGTTGGCCTCTTTTTTAGGATTTACACCTGAATATCTCAGTGAACTCCGCAAACGAAACAAATAA
- the nuoL gene encoding NADH-quinone oxidoreductase subunit L, translated as MNLAYLVPLFPLVGFLINGLFRKQLSKQAVTLVGCGVLLASFIVSLVLFFDVKAGGAATRTYFDFIHVADFKIPFAFQVDQLTSLFLLIITGVGFLIHLYSSAYMHEETAPHFARYFAYLNLFVFSMLLLVMGANFLIMFIGWEGVGLCSYLLIGYWFKNNQFNYAARKAFVMNRIGDLGFLVALFWILAKAGTLTYSELFTPAMLAKFTTTDITAITLLLFVGATGKSAQIPLYTWLPDAMAGPTPVSALIHAATMVTAGIYMIARSHLLYSLAPFTNQIIAIIGVATAVFAASIALKQNDIKKVLAYSTVSQLGYMFLGLGVGAYGGAVFHVMTHAFFKALLFLGAGSVIHAMGGQQDSRYMGGLKKFMPVTHITFLLACLAIAGVPPFSGFFSKDEILAAAYASSPILYYFGVLGALFTAFYMFRIYAMTFLGKFRGTEEQEHHLHESPKAMTIPLSILAVLAVIAGFVGIPALFAPNAHILEQFLSPVFSDLPEHAEHLSHGTEWMLMGVTTVLVIVSIIWAWKKFSNYELDASEEKGLSSVLANKWYVDEIYDAVIAKPLLKFSGFLKNIIDKRVIDGIVNGTGRFVQYTSRQIRLVQSGQVGGYILMMVLSLVVLFVAFWNQAYILKFIHWVFK; from the coding sequence ATGAATTTAGCATATTTAGTACCATTATTTCCCTTGGTTGGTTTTTTGATCAACGGGCTTTTCCGTAAACAGCTCAGTAAACAAGCTGTCACCCTGGTTGGTTGCGGGGTACTTCTGGCTTCATTTATTGTTAGCCTTGTATTGTTTTTTGATGTCAAAGCTGGCGGAGCCGCTACCAGAACTTATTTTGATTTTATTCATGTGGCAGACTTTAAGATCCCCTTTGCTTTTCAGGTGGATCAGCTGACCTCTTTATTTTTACTGATTATTACAGGCGTGGGTTTTTTGATTCACCTGTATTCCAGTGCCTATATGCACGAGGAGACAGCCCCGCATTTTGCCCGTTATTTCGCTTATCTTAATTTATTTGTATTTTCCATGTTGCTGCTGGTCATGGGAGCAAACTTCCTGATTATGTTTATTGGTTGGGAAGGTGTAGGGTTATGTTCTTATTTACTGATCGGCTATTGGTTTAAAAATAATCAATTTAACTACGCCGCCAGAAAAGCATTTGTGATGAACAGAATAGGTGACCTCGGCTTTTTGGTCGCCCTGTTCTGGATACTGGCCAAGGCAGGCACATTAACTTATAGTGAACTGTTCACCCCGGCCATGCTGGCGAAATTCACTACTACTGATATTACTGCAATAACTTTGTTATTATTTGTAGGGGCTACCGGTAAAAGCGCACAGATCCCATTATATACCTGGTTGCCGGATGCGATGGCAGGACCGACGCCTGTTTCCGCCCTGATTCATGCTGCTACAATGGTAACCGCAGGTATTTACATGATTGCCAGAAGCCATCTTCTGTATTCACTGGCCCCATTTACCAATCAGATCATTGCCATTATCGGCGTAGCAACTGCCGTATTCGCGGCTTCTATCGCCCTAAAACAAAACGATATCAAAAAAGTACTGGCTTATTCTACGGTGAGCCAGTTAGGGTATATGTTCCTGGGCCTCGGTGTGGGCGCGTATGGCGGCGCGGTCTTTCATGTAATGACCCATGCCTTCTTTAAAGCTTTATTATTTCTGGGTGCCGGTTCGGTAATCCATGCAATGGGAGGCCAACAGGATAGCCGCTACATGGGAGGTTTGAAGAAGTTCATGCCCGTTACCCATATTACATTCTTATTGGCATGTCTGGCCATCGCTGGCGTTCCACCATTCTCCGGATTCTTTTCCAAAGATGAGATTCTGGCCGCTGCTTATGCCAGCAGTCCGATACTCTATTATTTTGGTGTGTTAGGTGCTCTGTTTACTGCTTTTTATATGTTCAGGATCTATGCGATGACCTTCCTGGGCAAGTTCAGAGGAACGGAAGAACAAGAGCACCATCTACATGAGAGCCCCAAAGCGATGACCATTCCACTTTCTATTCTGGCTGTATTGGCCGTAATTGCCGGTTTTGTTGGCATTCCGGCGCTGTTTGCACCCAATGCGCATATCCTGGAACAGTTTTTATCACCCGTGTTTAGTGATTTGCCGGAACATGCCGAGCACCTGTCACACGGTACGGAGTGGATGTTGATGGGTGTAACCACGGTCTTGGTCATTGTGAGTATTATCTGGGCCTGGAAGAAATTCAGCAACTATGAGTTGGATGCGAGTGAAGAGAAAGGGCTTAGTAGCGTATTAGCTAACAAATGGTACGTAGATGAGATTTATGATGCTGTAATCGCAAAACCACTTCTGAAATTCAGCGGATTCCTGAAAAATATTATTGATAAACGCGTTATTGACGGTATTGTTAATGGTACAGGAAGATTTGTCCAGTATACTTCCCGGCAGATCCGTCTGGTGCAGAGTGGCCAGGTCGGCGGTTATATACTGATGATGGTATTGTCGCTAGTGGTGTTATTTGTAGCGTTTTGGAACCAGGCATATATCCTGAAATTTATTCATTGGGTGTTTAAGTAA
- the nuoK gene encoding NADH-quinone oxidoreductase subunit NuoK, with translation MPIQYYIALAVTLFSIGVVGVLIRRNAIIVFMCIELMLNAANLLLVAFSKTHAATAGAPLAGIDGQLFVFFVMVVAAAEVSVGLAIIVMLYRNTHSVDVDFLNRLKN, from the coding sequence ATGCCTATTCAATATTATATCGCACTGGCGGTCACTTTATTTAGTATCGGGGTTGTGGGGGTACTGATCCGCCGTAATGCTATTATTGTTTTTATGTGCATTGAGTTGATGCTGAATGCTGCCAATCTGTTGTTGGTTGCTTTTTCTAAAACACATGCCGCTACTGCCGGCGCGCCGCTGGCAGGTATTGACGGGCAGCTATTTGTATTTTTTGTAATGGTCGTTGCTGCGGCAGAGGTTAGCGTGGGGCTTGCGATTATCGTCATGCTCTACAGAAATACCCACTCTGTGGACGTAGACTTTTTGAACAGATTGAAGAACTAA
- a CDS encoding NADH-quinone oxidoreductase subunit J family protein, protein MGITAIVFWILCALTLFSAIMVLVSKNPVHSVLWLIATFFAISGHYIMLNAQFLAIVNIIVYAGAIMVLFLFVIMLMNLNTRTELKKNLWMKLAGVISGGMLLWILISVVRTFAEQTKGHPKIATVNTGDIGLIKNLGHVLFTQYALPFELCSVLFLSAMVGAVVIGKKN, encoded by the coding sequence ATGGGAATAACCGCTATCGTTTTTTGGATATTATGTGCGCTGACACTCTTTAGTGCCATTATGGTGCTGGTGAGCAAGAACCCGGTGCATAGTGTTTTGTGGCTGATCGCTACCTTTTTTGCGATTTCCGGTCACTATATTATGCTCAACGCCCAGTTTCTGGCGATTGTCAATATTATTGTTTACGCGGGGGCGATCATGGTACTCTTCCTGTTTGTGATCATGCTCATGAATCTAAATACCCGGACTGAACTTAAAAAGAATCTCTGGATGAAACTGGCCGGCGTGATCTCAGGGGGTATGTTGCTTTGGATCCTGATCTCTGTTGTCCGGACCTTTGCCGAACAGACTAAAGGACATCCTAAGATCGCGACTGTCAATACGGGGGATATCGGATTGATTAAAAACCTGGGTCATGTTTTGTTTACCCAATATGCACTGCCTTTTGAACTCTGCAGCGTTTTATTTTTGAGTGCAATGGTAGGCGCTGTCGTCATTGGTAAGAAAAACTAG